In Oryza sativa Japonica Group chromosome 1, ASM3414082v1, the genomic stretch GATCACAACACGATAAAATTGTTCTAGAATTAATTACTATTATGAGATTGGTTAGTTTTGTAGATAAACGCGGGGATATTTTTAGTTGGTTGTTGTGACCTTGGTGTTGAACATGTAGATGTGGCAGTCGCCGATCTTGCCgccggagaggtggacgaggtcgaggcggaggtcgtccagcgcgcgcgacgcggcggcgagacagccgtcgcggcggcgcttggTGAGCTTGATGTTCACGTCGTCCTCCACGATCCGCACGTCCACGAACGTCTCCTTGCTCCGCCGCTGGATGTACGTGCTCCGGATCGGCgcctgccgcggcggcggtgccaccgcgcccatcgccgccgccgccatcacctcgCCCTCCGAGCTCTCCGCCGCCTGATCCATCCCCGCCACCACCGACGACGTCGCCGCGTCCACCACGTCCCCCTGcatctccctccgccgccgcttcttctccACCAGCAGCGTCAGCTCCTCCACCGTCCTCCCTAGCTCCTGGATGTACTCGATCGCGTCTGAGATCACCGTCGCTCTATCCTCCTGAAAAAGAAAGACAAAATcatcatcgatcgatccatggaTGAACACAAGAAGAGATCGAACTACCGAAGACGATGGTAGCTAGGGCATGTGATATACCTTGGTGCGGTTGGGGATGAGGAGCATGAGGGCGTTGTACTTCTCGGTGAGCCGCAGGCGGCGctgcttctccttcttctcgACGCCGTTGGCCGGCCCGCCGCCGTggaagccggcggtggcgcggctacgcttcctgccgccgccggaccGCGGCGTCGGGGAGCTCTCGAAGGGTCCGACCATGAAGGCCGACTCGTCGTCGGCCGGGCCGAACACGagcgacgacgacccggccgtcCTTGGCCCGCCGCGGAAGTACGCctcggtggccgccgccgccgccgccgccggcgggtaGTGGCCGCCGTAGTAGTCGCGCAGCATGGCCACCgtctggtggtggtgcggcGCCGCCAGCTGGTCGTACtgcatcgccgccggcggcggcggctgctggtcGGCGCCGCCGAAGAAGTAGTCGACGGTGGGctgggaggaggccgaggcggcggtggaggaggcagccgccgcggcggcgtcgagcgagtggaggaggtggaagttGAGCTCCCCCGGCATGGctgctgcgacggcggcggcgaggtgcgaCTGGCCGACGTCCATCTCCAGGCTCTCAAGCGGCATCAGGAGCTCGCACTGCGGGTGATACATCTTCCTCGCACTCTACCACCTGCAACAAATCAAGAATCCAAACCATGAAACTCTTCTCGCTTAATCAACCTATGTTCAAGCCCAAATTTAAAGAACAAACTCAAAATCGTCCAAGCATATGCAAgaacacacacaaaaagaaaagcgATGGTTTAAACTCTAAATTACTAGAATTAATGAATCAAACAGTAATGAGAAGATGAGATGAAAGGGTTCAATTTGAAACAGACCTTTTTCTTCAGAGCTCAGATCGATTACTTGAGCTCGCAGTGCAGCAGGGATGAACCAACTAGAGCTAAATTAACTAGGTTTGTTGGTTGGGGGTGTGAGctgatgagaggagaggagagaggccgaTCGAGAAGGTGATGAGAGGAAGAGTATATAAAAGGGGCAAGGGTGATATTGGGTAGGAGAAAGCAGTTGGTTTCTTGTGGATTGGCAGAGAGAAAATGACACTTGTACAAAATGCTCGCTTGTAGTACTAGCTGCAATGCAGATCACTCAGCTGGCTGGCCTTTCATCAGAAGAGTGGTTTGTTGCTGGGATTCCTCCCAGGAGGGCCCCACTGACCCTCCTCTCTCCAAAGCAAACCAAAATCTGCAACACACTGACAGTTTAAGTGGTACATGATCATGCAGGTTTCAGAAAGGCATCCATGCATGCCCCCCCAGTTGCTGTTGGTTTGATGTACACTTGTACACCGGCTGCTGCCTAGCTTTTTCTGAAGCCTGCACGAGGGAGAGAGACAGAGAAGTGGCCGGCATGGTTGGTTATGTGATCAGAGGTTAGGAACCTATTAGGGAATTGGGATAAGATCAAGGGTGTTGTAGTGTTTAATTAGTTTTACTGTCTGGTTGATGGTTAGATCGATGTAGTTTTTACTGTATTAATTTGAGTGCAGCAAATAGTCCACATGcatatattttctttcttcAGGTGACAACCAACTAGCAAGAATAAAGATGATACAGTATGTGAGTAGTTTTCTTTCCCTCTCTTATTTCAACCAATATAAAGAGTAAGTAGTACAGTCATAACTATTGTGGTTATTTTTACTAGGTGTAAATGTAGTCATAAGTGTAGGAACATGGTATATGAATATCAGAAGATAAGTTCCCCTGTTAAATAAACCTCATGAAATCCTGATATATATGTACGTCGTCCAACTGGCGTGTTCATGTTAACAATGTCCAGGTATGTTAGTTACTTAACCGTTCGGTTTAACTAAAACCAAACTAAGGATTATTGAGCTAATTATTCATGCCacgtttccaaaaaaaaaacaaatttcttcAAATGCTTTCCTTCATCAACATTGCTTTAAAATTTTCTTTCCCCAAGGCATCGGTTAGCTTTATATtatgtaatatttaattaacCTTCTAAGAAATAGATCATCATATCTATCATCCGCCATTTCATCTGTTCTAAACTTTGGCATTAGTTTGTTAATTAACCTGACCATGTAGGTCAGGTTAATTCTGTACTGTAGTCTCTGCATCCGAAAAGAGTAGTAACATGTATTGCATCGACGAGTGGCATATGGCAGAAGATGACATGCTTAAACACGTACAGGAAAAAGAGCGGTACACAGCGCACCGACCAACAAAAACCAAGTCAAAAGCTTTGGCAAGCTGAAAGGGAACAGAAGAAAAGCATATCTGGATGTGCTTGCgacggcatgcatgcatggtgcatGACCATCATCAAGGGAACCACCAAATTAAATGATCAGTGAAATGAAATCAAACAGATACAAATAACATAACTCTTTGTTAAAATTTCTCAGAATACTTTTCAAACCAACttgttataagatattttgactttggtcaaagtcaagcTATAtcaattttgatcaaatttatataaaaaaatagtaatattttcgatccaagataaatttactataaaaatatatttaattattaatttaataaaattaatttgataatataaatattattatatttgtctataaacacAGTCAAACTAAAGCAGTTTGATTTCAaccaaagttaaaatatcttataacctaaaatggagggagtatattttaaccCTTTGTGCCCACAAATAATGGTGACAAACTCAGTTtctttcataatatatataatatatagtcCGATGAGAACGCACCCTTTAGAAAAGTATACTTTATCAGATTAGGGGCCATGTACGATTCAGAACAGGGATGTACGATTCAGAACAGGGATGCAACTAAAAAGAGTGTGAAAAAGAAGGCAAATTGGTCAACCTTTGACCGCATTATTTGTAACGTACTTTCGTAGGAGCCTGTTTCTTGTTTATTTAAAAACCATCAGAGCGGTTATAAAAATTCTTGAGAAATTTTACAATACTCAtacagcatatatatatatatatatatatatatatatatatatatatatatatatatatatatatatatatatatatatatatatatatatatatatatatatatatatatatatatatatatatatatatatatatatatatatatatatatatatatatatatatatatatatatatatacacacacacacaaaattttaagtcaaaactcaactcacacaaCGAGATATAAAAAAAGCGAATTAAACGTATAAATAGTATAATAGCGTATTGTTCacacctaatttttttttctcaatgtgTAAGTCAAATTCAacttgattttggtggatcgattctttttgaatttttttcataactatttgtattgaaattgaaagaaaaaactaCACGAGAGAACATTCTTTCGAGATATTAGAATCCATTCTAAAAGAACATGTTTAATTTTCAGGTTTTACTGCATAATTAGTGTGAATGTGTGATGGCtagcatatgcatatgcataggCGTGCATGCACCACCCTAGCTAACTGCAAATACGTCCATGGATCTCTTCTCTGTCCTATAACTTGATACGCGTAATCATTCATTTGTTACATCAGCCATCAGGCCAGGGGGTCAGGGAGAGAGAATCAGAGGAGATAGAAAGGAATCTCCAAACTGTAAGCCGTGCATACATGCAAAGTTAACCTCATGATCTGGATTGCTGTTAGGCAGGGCGTCCATGGAGGTTGGTTGGTTCACGCCATTTCTTCACGTCTTCCTCCCGTACCATCAGATCAATCTCGATCGCAGCCAGCACAGCCAGCTATGGCTATTTGCTCCGGGCTCGTACTAACTTGTTTGGGATTTAACTGTGTGACTATAAATGTTCATATCGAATATGGGTATAAATTAATTGTTGGTTATAAAATTCAACTTAAATATATAATGTGTACAATTAATACATAATTAGTGTCTAACTATTTCTTAAATTAAGAAAGACACATTTAATAACCACATGTTAGCAGTAGCATATATGAGAATAACTAGCCGACAACTTAGCCGGCCGATAGTTGTATATACCCTAATACACTCTAATAGATCGGAAAAGATTATCCGTAATCAATGTCTGAAAGATATAGGCTGTGATTAAACTCTGTTACCAAATATTGTGCATCATGTCTTCATCATGTTTCGATTTTTTATGACGTTCTTCTGTGTTTGCTCACCGATGTCAATTTTGAGGCTGTCATCGTAacaatataactttttttttgcgaggaacaTAACAATATGAGTTGTATTCGTTTTGTTTATTTCAACGGGATGTACCCGACTACGATATTTGTAAAGCATTGGGAACATTGATACCAACACATGCGAGATTGCGGTAAAAATATGTGTGATAGATTTTTATACGGGTTCGGACATGACGGGTAATAGCCATACTCCTGTTGGTTGAAGCCGATGTTACCATTATATAATCATAATATCTCACAAGTACACTTGGAAGACTTTTTTGAAATGGAATTCTTTACTTATCTACTCAGGACTTTTACCATTTGTTTAAGGTTTGATTCATATAGGTCTTGATGTATGGTGGGCCCTGCCAAGTTTAATAGACAAGTACTGGGTATCTCATATTTATGACAGActgtttatatttattttttatgtcaaTTGTTTGTTTTATTGCTAGGCAAAGAACAGGGAGAGAGCTACAAATAGGACGTCCGATGGTATAAAAAAatcgaatggtcaaatgtttcagttgacCGTTGGTGCAACATTATGTTATAcatggtgaaacaaaaaaatcagCCTCTGAAACATAcagaaattttgtgaaacacaatTAGAACACACGGTGAAACATATTGctatcacgtatgaaacatcaagtttttattgtttgaaacatatgtttttctttcaccagaatataattatttgatatcttgttgtaaaaaattaattataacaaattcAATGGTATGATCAAATCGTTCATCGGATAAATAGTTTAgaagaaaaagtatttttaagaTCACTAAATACATGCATACATGCGTGGTGTGGGGAGAAAGCCAATCGAATGATAGGAGAGAGTACTAGTGACATAAACATCATATACTTTTTCTCGGTCATTTATGAAACATTAGgttatatatatggtgaaacaaaaaattcAGTTATCgaaacatttaattttttttatgaaacataATGAAAACATGTGTTGAAACATATTGTTACTGCGTCGGAAACATTAAATTTTaacggattgaaacatatgtttttcttttatcggAATATAatgatgtgatatcttgttgtaaagatttaattataacaaatgTAATGGTGTGTCATATCATCgattggataagtagtttaggagaaaaattatttttaaaatcattatattatataatagatgTATGAAGTGGATAGGGAGATAGTAGTTTGCTCATCCAATTTTTCATGATACGTCCGATACTAAGCGTTTCTGAAAGAATAGGGCACGATATGTCGATAAGGATACAAGTATACAACTCAATTACTCAAGCGCTGGCATTTCCCATTTCTGGCCTACTTTGGAATGAAACATTTTCAAAGAAACTAGCCACTTAATCGTGCGTTCCACGACTTTGGGTGCCCATAATGCTCAATCAtacttaattttgattttttttttcttttacaaaatcATACAACTTAATAAACTGTTAGTTAAAACTATAGATTCAGCTCAAGCTATATTTGAACTGAAGGTTCAAATATTATATCCAGGATCAAACTCTTACCATATACCGTCAAAAGATGAGAATGTTTGCTCAGCGATATGATGCATAAAGCATACAATAGTCAAACCTAACGCAATACACAGTAGCAAACTAAACGGCAATCTAGTCCATGATTTGAAACCAACACAAATTGCTCAAAGATCATTTGACCTCTGAGTATCTCAAGAAGATAACATAATaaacatcccaaaataaaaatgcacaATTTTGTTATGAAGTGTAGTAAAAAATCCAGAGTCATCACAATTAGTGTAGTTTGTCTGTTTGTGCAATGTTGCCAACCAAAAACACTTCAACCCAAAGCCAAGGAGATTTTCTCAACTCTTCTCTCTAGGCCTGAGAAAGTAGATATGTATGAGACAACTAATTGCAGGAAATTCACTTCAACAAAATATAAATCTTCAGATAGTTTCTCCTAGCCAGCAAACGAATGATTACAGGTTATTCTCATCCTTGTAAGTGATGGTGCTGCCCTGAATAATAATTTCAGAAAATATAGTTCATGTTTCTTTCCTTTGAAGTTGGTAAGCTCTACTTCTGGGAGTAACTTCGTCAGAACATTCTGAGCTCCCTAGCTTGGTGGTTGATGGCAGAAGCAATTCAATGAACATGATTCTTCCccctgaaatgaaaaaaatatttaggtcTAGTTGAAGTTATAGTTTTGgaataaaaacaaaactaaGATATGAATATACTGATTCTCTTATGAGATGTTAAGCTGGAGACAGCATAAGTAGATTATAAAAAAGAGTTACAgcttagaagaaaaaaatattttaagggTAAACTCAATAAGAAAATATCTTTTTTAGATTCCATCTAATGTTGTCATctaatattttttctaattcAATGCAAGTGAAAGTGCTTCAGTTTTTcagcaaaattatttttattgtcTCGTAAAAAACTGTAGTACCTCAGGTGCCCTTTCAAATTTTATTGACTCTAAGTTTTTAATACCTATTATCACGTGTAAGGAGCAAACATAATTGCTTGGCGATCTCTAAATGAAAGCTTAGCGTCTTGTTAGTTTTGCTATACAAATTGGCTAAAGGAGACTATAATAGCATGTCACTTGCAGTTAGTAGTCTTGCTTCGTGTAATAGCACCGGAAAGTATAGAATTGAATTTTACTGCTAGATGTCCTTGAAGATGGAATTACTACTTAAAGTATATAATTATGTATTTATGTAGTTATGCATTGCTACTTAACTTATATAACAACATTTGCATTTTGCCTTGACCATTACACAACAAATAATTACCTAGATGCGATGCTTATcgtagaaaataaaaacaatgaagaattCGGCCCATCTTTAAATCCCACAAAACCTTGATATGAGACTCAAAGCCTCAAAATCCTATATATGAAAGAATGAGATGTAGTGTTTTGCATAAATAGTAGAACGAATGCATTCTATTTATCTTTGCTTCCTCCACACCATTACTCACGATCTATGGTGATCctagaccttttttttttgtgagggtgatcctacaccagttcattataTTGTGCTGGCACATCTATCATTGTGAATATCAATGTAATATTTATCATGATTCTAGCCATACAGAAATTTGTGCCTTGCTCTTCATCACTCCATTTGCTGGTGTCGTCTCTTCTATCTGAGCCGATCTACAATAGTAGGCCACAGCGTGGGAAgactagggatggcaatgggtCCCCGTCCCCCGATTCCCCGCGGTGAATCCTGCTATTAGGAGCCGGGGGTGGTATGAATTATGCCTCCATGGAGGATTAAATGGAGGAAAAATAGGCTCCATCGGGTCTGGTGGGGGCGGGTATGGTTCACCGTCCCCCGTCCCCGCCCTCCGTGGAGGCCCGATGCAACAATGTGTGTGCTTCGTTTTATGTATATTTGGCCTAGTTAGCCCATAGAAACCAGGCCCAAAACATAGAGTATATAATGAAAAACCCTAGGCACCACCCACACAGGGGATACAACTCCACTCCCTTCTGTCCCTGTTCCCCACGCCGCCGTCCCAGGCTCCCAGCGGCACCGTCCCGTGCAGGGCCACCCCGCGCGCCTGTGAGCGCTGCCagcgccgcctctcctcgcctccACGGCCTTTCtctcggcggcgccgaggacTCAGCAGTTAGCACCGGGAGTCGACCTTCTTTCCTGCCCTCCCTTTGTTCGTTCCAAATTTACGATGCGTCACATTTGGGCTTATTTGTTTTACTCTGCTGGGATGGTGGATGCAGGTGAAGGCTACGACAGcaaagaaaggggaaaacgaCGGGTCCACATGAACGGCTAGTAGTGTTGTTGCCTGTTGCATCTGATGAACGGTCAGCAGTGCTGTTGCTGCAGTGCCGTTGCCTGTTGCATGTGATGAAGAGCTTGTGAGCTTGTTGCGACGTGCATTTGTGAACCTGTGATATGAATTTGTGAACTTGTATTCTTGTATAATTATGTTGTTGCTGATGTGCTGAAATTGCTGTTTTTAGTGATAAATCTTGTGTATGAGAATTATTATTTGATATATGAAATATACATGCTGAAAAACTTGAGAGCGGGGATGGAGCCTCCATGTGGATAAATTACCCACACGGAGGCGGTGATGGTGAAAGATGCTGTCCCATTGCATTTCacgggggcggggacgggggAAATTCTCCTCCGTGGGGGCGGGTCTGGTTATGTATCCTCCGACGGGGAATTCCCCGTTGCCACCTCTAGGGAAGATAGATAGGAGGGGATGGGATATATTGAGTATGTAACTTACCAGATACCTGGGATGGGATTCAGTGGGTTAGGGAGGAAGAGATGGCGACACTGTTTTGTTGGAGTCCTTCAGCTTGAAtttgtgatttgattttttGACCTCGATCCACCATCGTCGACCTTGATCTTGCTCCGTTCTTTGGAGCTGTGATTCAGATCGATGGGGAAGCGTAGCGGGGGCGGCGGAAAACGCTGTGGTGGGTGGTGGTGCGGATGGGGAGGTGTGGTGGAAGGGTGGACagtggaggcgaggcggcggcggtggccggtggaGGCGACGGCAATAGGGGCGGAGAGCGAAGACGAAAGAGACAGCTGTGCACGCGATTGGGAGTACGGGTTTTGTGTGTGTTTTCTCCACTAAAATCTGTGAGACCGCGATTGGGAGTACTGCGGTGGATTTTGGACACGTGGGCTTGACGTATTCGCGAGCCTTCCAGCCTTTCCGTCTACTCATGTTATGTTAAAATCCAATGGCCCATGATGAATGTACTGGTGCATCCGACGGTCATATTTATTTGGATGATGTGGCATGTTCTGGTGGTGAAAAA encodes the following:
- the LOC4325164 gene encoding transcription factor TIP2 yields the protein MYHPQCELLMPLESLEMDVGQSHLAAAVAAAMPGELNFHLLHSLDAAAAAASSTAASASSQPTVDYFFGGADQQPPPPAAMQYDQLAAPHHHQTVAMLRDYYGGHYPPAAAAAAATEAYFRGGPRTAGSSSLVFGPADDESAFMVGPFESSPTPRSGGGRKRSRATAGFHGGGPANGVEKKEKQRRLRLTEKYNALMLLIPNRTKEDRATVISDAIEYIQELGRTVEELTLLVEKKRRRREMQGDVVDAATSSVVAGMDQAAESSEGEVMAAAAMGAVAPPPRQAPIRSTYIQRRSKETFVDVRIVEDDVNIKLTKRRRDGCLAAASRALDDLRLDLVHLSGGKIGDCHIYMFNTKIHSGSPVFASAVASRLIEVVDEY